The Anomaloglossus baeobatrachus isolate aAnoBae1 chromosome 7, aAnoBae1.hap1, whole genome shotgun sequence sequence gctgttctggcacaatcagaatttttagattcagtcatgtagcagagctaagagagCTGTCACTCCCACACTAGgctttctatagagattgtacattgattgtgaggtgtcaatcagcttAGGGGTGGGGGTGTGCTGGACAGCATGGCACGAGCCAGCTAGCCACAGCAATGATAAGTGTTCAGCTGCTAAAACGACATAGCAAATAAATGAAATATcggactgtgacaacacaggcatgcctgaaccttctgtcttaacccttacagcatgctggctaaaacgtacatggcaaaaacctgttgacagattccctttagccccagatttgcaattttctctaggggaataggtaaaaaggcACCAAAAGTGgctatacaatttctcctgaacatgtcaatatcccacatgtgactgtacagtcctGTTTGGCTACATTGCAgggctcctggcatggtctaacagcctTACCCTAGCTGACTGACCCAGAGGTCATCATCAAGACCTAAGGTTTCCATGGCAACTACTGGGCCCTTGATTAAACAGCCCATGGTAGTGCGATCACCATTATGTACCTATATGTACTCCTATACGACCATAACATATAGGTATGtcaaatgtcatgaaggggttaaaggggctcAGCACTTTTATTTCTAAAACTTAACCCAGCATGGTGTTAAAAAAAAGGATATTTTCACCTATTAATCCCCTAATGCTCCTCCATAACACTGCCTTCAAGCCTCTTCTTTGGTGGGGACAGGCATGTAACCACTACAGCAAATCCCTAACCGTAGTGATGAACAACACTTCATCCCCACTGCATTCAGAGGCTGCAGCTCCCGTTTGTCATTATGACCGGAACAGGATGTGCAAATCACAACTTACACCGTTTAGAGCTGGGAGTTCATATTACACAAGTGAGGCTTAagtggaatttgtcagcaggtttttgctatgtaatctgagaacagcatgatgtagtggCTGAGACTCTGATACCAGTGATGTGTTTACATTTGCATGTTATCATTTtaatacaatccctgttttctctgttgcagatgtaGTAGATctatgaatgctgagctctatataaccctgcccacactactgattgtcagcttcctgtgtacactgtacattactGCTACTAATCAGTAGTTGGGGCAGGCTTATTTGGTTGCACAAAACAcccagtcctgtagtgataatctgttgctgataaaacactgatttattGAATCACACAACACAAatctctggaatcaggctctcagcccctacatcttGGTACTcacaggttacatagcaaaaacctgctggcagattccctttaacctgtaGGAGAAAACTTTCAAAGGCATGGGTCAAATTTATCCTTGGTCGTAATATTCAGGACGCTGATGGGAAATATTTTCAAGTGGCATATTAGATCATGGACACTTTAGTCAGACATGGTCATTCAAGGAGCTTTTGGTCCTGGACAGCTGCCCAGATGCCCATGTTTTAACCTACATAATATTGATACCCAATACAGCTGAACTGATATGTCTATGTGCAAGAAGAAAGCAGCATGTGATGCTACTATctgggacaatacattttatgatggatGAGActtaggtaggtcatcaatatgagataGGTGGGGGGCTGACACTAATCAGATCAAATCTGCTCCGgtgggtgtgtcgcgggcggggaggagggtgtcagcacactacactcaccccttctgctcgggtccggcggctgctgctcagtggtggctcgagctgtgggccggatcccgggggtactcgagcggcactcctcgcccgtgagtaaaagggggttgttgggtgtggggatagtttattgtccgtgacgccacccacggttgtggtgatttcaccaccgctgctcaatatggggatcccggggatggtgatgcggagcagccaggtgttgcgttgcccctccgtgggtagggattggtgatcccggggcccggtgatgagatgggagatgcagggcctggtgggcgcagggacgcgggggcagcgctgtgccttgcggcactgtggtactcactcagcctgagacgttgacacagttttacggtaaaccacacggctggaaagacggttcccacggacggctgcacttgctctcccagtaggtgacggtgatgtccctctgacctgcacctgatgtttctaagttggtagcgatgggtccccaccggtaacccactccccgtcttcaagctggaccggaggagctctactttgcccgcagacgctggccctgaggaactggtgccttggcggtggcggtgttcccccttaatggttggactgttgccttcaatcgggacttggttgttgggggatctacgtccccttcactgacgtattcggcaaattatggcgactcctagccttgccggggtccgagaggcccctgccctggtgctgactgtcctttgcacgctgctccagaccgccgggtcactacccgtccgcagtccttccaggaactcccgaacagtcacccctctggacagtcaccgtcgttgctgaccttgctgacccggtcctgcacacagctggaccaacttcaggctttccactctctttctttcctgtcaccactcttgctttcctcctttaccactttacttccttcacttcactacctgtttactcctccacttagctcctcactcaagctccccctgagctcatctgcctggttcttcccgcctccagagctgcgaactcctcggtgggcggagccaaccacctggcccaccccctggtgtgaatgtcagcctctggaggaaggcaacaaggattttggtttagctttgatgtacctaactgggatgtagggtatggtggtgtgatgacctgtgacccctggcttgcccagggcgtcacaggtgccgGATATAAGCAATGGGTTTGACACTAAACTATTTGTTGAGCTGCTGTATTCCGTCCCACACTTTCCTTGTATCCACCAGAGCAAATTACAGTGACCCCTACcgatctcatattgatgacctgtcctgcGTATAAAGTGATCAATTGTTTAATCCCGGACAAGCTCTTTAAAAGTGGGGATCCCAGGATCACAACAttacagctttaaagggaaccaatcaccaggattttcatatataagctacagccagtgctatactggcactatcagtctgattctatacatacctgtagtggtcagctcggatgtttaggttttgaaacccaagaaagtaaagtttatacaatcgaagctgcttgagtgacagcagctgaggagcagataatatctggggggtattccaaGTTATCCCCTTCCCTTGTTAGAATTAgcctaagtattatacaaacgattcactttgtctcttgcagaacctgtgtgaggttatacccatatgaccagaaggggcggggcctcagcctacagaaaaatgttgcttcgtggtGTCAGCTCTGTTGGCTGAGTccctgtcccttctggtcacatgggtatgacctcacacaggtcctgcaagagacaaagtgaatcatttatataatacttatgctaattctaacagggggaggggataactatgaatacccccccagatattatctgatcctcagctgctgtcactcaagaagctgatgattttatgacctttactttcttgggtttcaaaacctaaacatctgagctgaccactacaggtatgtatagactccgcctgatagtgccagtatagcactggctttaggttatatacaaaaaccctggtgattggttccctttaatattgacaGTTTATCCTAAGAAGAGGTTGTCAATGTATAAGTCTTGGAAAGCCCCTTTAAGTTTTATGTCCCAAAAAAAAGATAGATCTTTAAAAGCACTACAAACCTGTTTAAGGCGAACATTGGAGGCTACAATTTGATTGACTTCATCCTGCAAACACGAGAGATAATAACATCAGGTGatacaaaaaaggaaagaaaaaaagctcCCGGACTCTTTTTAGAAGATTGTCCACCTACCACACTAATAAGCTGGATGAGCTGTAACCCAACCGTGACCACAACTTTATCACCGAATGTCTCTACCGGACGCACAACTTTATTGTAGTTTTCAAAGAGGTCGTTAAGTAGACGAGTTTCATGTTCATGGGAGAGAACGGCCCCGGCTGTAGAGAAGGGAGACAGATGAAGGAAAATATTACAATCAGAGGGTCCAAGAAACTCCGAAATGTGGAGCTGTTTGCAGGATTCTCACCCTGGAAATCAGATGGTCACTTGTCCCTCAGTAACTAATAGTTGCCTAGTAAGTGAGGTGGGAAAGTCTTATGTATTTCTTGGGGCTAGAGTTTCGCCTGTAAGTGAGAATAAGGCCATGTACATAACGCCTAAAGCTGTAGGTTGACGTGCATTTTGTGTTAGTTCTTTACTTGCCCTTTCCTGTTAGGTTGTTATCAATACGATTTAATTTTTTCACACTGTTGTATCTGTTTGTAGGGAAGTTTAACTGACAACCAACATAAAAATCCTTTTATGTTCCCATAGGGGTTTGTCACCCAACTTTAAcgtctctaaagggggctttacacgcaacaacatcgctaacgaggtgttgtttgggtcacggaattcgtaacgcacatacggcttcgttagcgacgccgttgcgcgTGAATCACTTGAACGACCGTTAAcgttcaaaattacttacctaatcgttgattgttgactcgtcgttctaatcccaaatatcgttgctgttgcaggacgcaggttgttcgtcgttcctgcggcagcacacatcactatgtgtgacacctcaggaacaaggaactacatcgtacaagCGGCCGCCCGCAgtgaagaagaaaggaggtgggtgggatgttacggccgctcttctccacccctccacttctattgggcggccgcttagtgatgccgctgtgacgctgcacgaaccgccaccttagaaaggaggcggttcgccggccacagcgacgttgctaggcaggtaagttcgtgtgatgggtgttagcgatgttgtgcaccacggccagcgatttgcttgtgacgcacaaccgacgggggcaagtGCATTCAccatcgacatcgctagcgatgtcgctgcgtgtcaaGCAGCCTTAAGTCAAATTAGCTGTGCAGATAAATAGAAATGTTATCTATTCTCTTCTTAATTAATCAGATTTAACATTTAGGGGTCTCGGAATGCAAGAAGAGAACTTAAGGTGGGCAATCGGGTTGTCACCCAGCTCTTCTAGAAAGAGCTGAACATATTCTTTAAGGCTGCGTTCACCTGtctagtaatcatctgttagaacggatcctgcacagatccattggcaaaaaagttttGCAAACACAACTGTTTTGTCCGTTGTAAAATAACTGATTTCTACAAGATCCATttattttaacattggagtctatggagaacagacccattaacggattgctatttatctaccAGTCAAAGGCAAGAAAAATGGTTGGCTAAATAGCAATCAATTAAAGGACCCAtatactccaatgttaaaaaaacggatcctgcagaaatcagttaacaatcaaaattgttgtgtttgcagaacttttttgccaacggatctctgcagaatCCGTTATAAAGTATGATTACTGGATTACCAATGTTCATCAACTGTTATTTTCCTTCTTATCTGTTCCACTTCTAGCTGGTGAAGGACTGGAGAAGTA is a genomic window containing:
- the LOC142245881 gene encoding acetylcholine receptor subunit alpha-1-B-like, with protein sequence MGFTIAHVIFFILSAGAVLSHEHETRLLNDLFENYNKVVRPVETFGDKVVVTVGLQLIQLISVDEVNQIVASNVRLKQQWVDVNLKWNPAKYNGIQRVRVPSSDIWRPDLVLYNK